One stretch of Pseudoxanthomonas sp. Root65 DNA includes these proteins:
- a CDS encoding DsbA family oxidoreductase — translation MSKPVKIDFVSDVACPWCAIGLAALERAMVDIGSDLQVELHFQPFELNPDMAPEGEAIADHLGRKYGLSAEQLAQNGEALRQRGEALGVRIDLQKRDRIYNTFDAHRLLHWTGEQGAAQQLALKRALLQAYHGEGRNVSDLDTLVDIAASSGLDAAEARRILETGTYAAQVREREHFYQQRGIRAVPSVILNDRHLVQGGQPPEVFEQALRQLAGISG, via the coding sequence ATGTCCAAGCCCGTGAAGATCGATTTCGTCTCCGACGTCGCCTGTCCGTGGTGCGCGATAGGTCTGGCCGCGCTGGAACGCGCCATGGTGGACATCGGCAGCGACCTGCAGGTCGAGCTGCATTTCCAGCCGTTCGAGCTGAATCCCGACATGGCGCCGGAAGGCGAGGCCATCGCGGATCATCTCGGACGCAAGTACGGCCTGAGTGCGGAGCAGCTGGCGCAGAACGGCGAGGCATTGCGCCAGCGTGGCGAAGCCCTCGGGGTGCGCATCGACCTGCAGAAGCGCGACCGCATCTACAACACCTTCGATGCGCATCGCCTGCTGCACTGGACGGGCGAGCAGGGCGCCGCACAACAGCTGGCGCTCAAGCGTGCGCTGCTGCAGGCGTACCACGGTGAAGGCCGCAATGTGTCCGACCTCGACACCCTGGTCGACATCGCCGCGTCCAGCGGGCTTGACGCCGCCGAGGCGCGGCGCATCCTGGAGACAGGCACCTACGCCGCGCAGGTCCGCGAACGCGAGCACTTCTACCAGCAGCGTGGTATCCGCGCCGTGCCGTCGGTGATCCTCAACGACCGCCACCTGGTGCAGGGCGGACAGCCGCCCGAGGTGTTCGAGCAGGCGCTGCGGCAGCTGGCGGGCATCAGCGGCTGA
- the msrB gene encoding peptide-methionine (R)-S-oxide reductase MsrB, which translates to MTAFDLTPPTAAQRDTLVAGLSDEERRVLLQHGTEAPFCGVFLDNKTDGVYTCRLCGLPLFRSSAKFDSGTGWPSFFQPVDEAHVGRIHDRSYGMVRTEIVCARCQSHLGHVFPDGPPPTGERHCLNSVSLAFTPNGEALPDPLQRGGAEAQPAG; encoded by the coding sequence ATGACGGCTTTCGACCTCACCCCGCCCACCGCCGCGCAGCGCGACACCCTGGTCGCCGGACTGAGCGACGAGGAGCGGCGCGTGCTGCTGCAGCACGGCACCGAAGCGCCGTTCTGCGGCGTGTTCCTCGACAACAAGACGGACGGTGTCTACACCTGCCGCCTGTGCGGCCTGCCGCTGTTCCGTTCCAGCGCCAAGTTCGATTCCGGCACCGGCTGGCCGAGCTTCTTCCAGCCCGTCGACGAAGCGCATGTCGGCCGCATCCACGACCGCAGCTACGGCATGGTCCGCACCGAGATCGTCTGCGCGCGTTGCCAGTCGCACCTGGGCCACGTGTTCCCGGATGGCCCGCCGCCGACCGGCGAGCGCCACTGCCTGAATTCGGTCTCGCTGGCCTTCACGCCCAACGGCGAGGCGTTGCCCGATCCCCTGCAGCGCGGCGGTGCCGAGGCCCAACCGGCCGGATAG
- a CDS encoding DUF3016 domain-containing protein: MAAPKTVTDPNLPRSVPAEGGAVSVSWSDPAQFSEIKFSGNRWEAERGTWVTQLATYLRDEAGQRLARGQTLDVTISDIDRAGHYDPTVRIGMNDIRVVKDLYPPRMTLTFTLKGADGQVVAEGERKLVDHAFLMGTQINNNDHLRYEKRLIDDWLRKEFRNNAAALSSTP, translated from the coding sequence ATGGCGGCACCGAAGACCGTCACCGATCCGAACCTGCCGCGCAGCGTGCCCGCCGAGGGCGGCGCGGTTAGCGTCAGCTGGTCCGATCCCGCGCAGTTCAGCGAGATCAAGTTCAGCGGCAACCGCTGGGAAGCCGAACGGGGCACCTGGGTCACCCAGCTGGCCACTTACCTGCGCGATGAAGCGGGCCAGCGCCTCGCGCGCGGCCAGACCCTGGACGTCACCATCTCCGACATCGACCGCGCCGGCCATTACGATCCCACCGTGCGGATCGGCATGAACGACATCCGGGTGGTCAAGGATCTGTATCCGCCGCGGATGACGCTGACCTTCACCCTGAAGGGGGCGGACGGCCAGGTCGTGGCCGAGGGCGAACGCAAGCTGGTCGACCACGCCTTCCTGATGGGCACGCAGATCAACAACAACGACCACCTGCGCTACGAGAAGCGCCTGATCGACGACTGGCTGCGCAAGGAATTCCGCAACAACGCGGCGGCGCTCAGCTCGACGCCCTGA
- a CDS encoding DUF3037 domain-containing protein, translating into MHAHDTYDYAVIRVVPRVEREEFANVGIILSCERAGFLEARIELDEARLRALDPTLDIDSLRRHLASIPAICRGGEAAAPIGLLPPRARFHWLTAKRSSIIQTSPVHMGRCGDLPATLEHLMDRMVRPPKATAPR; encoded by the coding sequence GTGCACGCGCATGACACCTACGACTACGCGGTGATCCGCGTGGTGCCGCGCGTGGAGCGCGAGGAATTCGCCAACGTCGGCATCATCCTGTCGTGCGAGCGCGCGGGCTTCCTGGAAGCGCGCATCGAACTGGACGAGGCGCGCCTGCGCGCGCTCGATCCCACGCTGGACATCGACTCGCTGCGGCGGCACCTGGCGTCCATCCCGGCGATCTGCCGTGGCGGCGAGGCGGCCGCGCCGATCGGCCTGCTGCCGCCCCGCGCACGCTTCCACTGGCTGACCGCCAAGCGCAGTTCCATCATCCAGACCTCGCCGGTGCACATGGGTCGCTGCGGCGACCTGCCGGCGACGCTGGAACACCTGATGGACCGCATGGTGAGGCCACCGAAGGCCACCGCGCCGCGATGA
- a CDS encoding amidohydrolase family protein: protein MRLCVLAAVLSVACAPAFAATTYIKAGRLLDVESGRLLADQAIVIEDARITAIGPAASTPVPADATVHDLSAKTVLPGLMDAHVHLHGDADLQGYRRLAISLPAAAIKGAKNARTTLLAGFTTVRVPGSPGYADVALRDAIATGEVDGPRILAGGVSIGITGGHCSDNNLLPAEYKAVGEGVADGPWAARQKVRQNVKFGADFIKTCSTGGVLSKGTEVGAPQYSLEELKALVDEAHALGRKVASHAHGATGIRNALLAGVDSIEHASFIDDEGIALAKKHGTVLVMDIYNTEYILGEGEKAGFLPESLEKERRVGATQRENFRKAHQAGAIMGFGTDGGVYPHGLNARQFSRMVQFGMTPLQAIRSATMVNARLFGVEKDAGVLKPGYYADLIAVDGDPLQDVAVLENVGFVMKQGRVYKNTAND from the coding sequence ATGCGCCTGTGCGTCCTCGCCGCTGTCCTGTCCGTCGCCTGCGCACCCGCGTTCGCCGCCACCACCTACATCAAGGCCGGGCGCCTGCTCGATGTCGAATCCGGGCGCCTGCTGGCCGACCAGGCCATCGTGATCGAGGACGCGCGCATCACCGCCATCGGCCCGGCCGCGAGCACGCCGGTACCGGCCGATGCGACGGTGCACGACCTGTCGGCGAAGACCGTGCTGCCCGGCCTGATGGACGCACACGTGCATCTGCACGGCGACGCCGACCTGCAGGGCTATCGCCGCCTCGCGATCTCGCTGCCGGCGGCCGCCATCAAGGGCGCGAAGAACGCGCGGACCACGCTGCTGGCCGGCTTCACCACCGTGCGGGTGCCGGGCTCGCCGGGCTATGCGGACGTGGCGCTGCGTGACGCGATCGCCACCGGCGAAGTCGACGGCCCGCGCATCCTCGCCGGCGGCGTGTCCATCGGCATCACCGGCGGTCATTGCAGCGACAACAACCTGCTGCCGGCCGAGTACAAGGCAGTCGGAGAAGGCGTGGCCGACGGCCCGTGGGCGGCGCGCCAGAAGGTGCGGCAGAACGTCAAGTTCGGCGCAGACTTCATCAAGACCTGCTCCACCGGCGGCGTGCTGTCCAAGGGCACCGAAGTCGGCGCGCCGCAGTACTCGCTGGAGGAACTGAAAGCCCTCGTCGACGAAGCGCATGCGCTGGGCCGCAAGGTGGCCTCGCACGCGCATGGCGCCACCGGCATCCGCAACGCGTTGCTGGCCGGCGTGGATTCCATCGAGCACGCCAGTTTCATCGACGACGAAGGCATTGCGCTGGCGAAGAAGCACGGCACCGTACTGGTGATGGACATCTACAACACCGAATACATCCTGGGCGAAGGCGAGAAGGCCGGTTTCCTGCCCGAGTCGCTGGAGAAGGAGCGCCGCGTGGGCGCCACCCAGCGCGAGAACTTCCGCAAGGCGCACCAGGCCGGCGCGATCATGGGCTTCGGCACTGACGGTGGCGTGTATCCGCACGGCCTCAACGCGCGCCAGTTTTCGCGCATGGTGCAGTTCGGCATGACGCCGCTGCAGGCGATCCGCTCGGCCACGATGGTGAATGCGCGGTTGTTCGGCGTCGAGAAGGACGCCGGTGTGCTGAAGCCGGGCTACTACGCGGACCTGATCGCCGTCGACGGCGATCCGTTGCAGGACGTGGCGGTACTGGAGAACGTCGGCTTCGTGATGAAGCAGGGCCGCGTGTACAAGAACACCGCGAACGACTGA
- a CDS encoding DUF1579 family protein, producing MGKQAFEASLADGRHRQLAQMAGDWEGRFRLWFTRDELACEAPQRGRIRSVLGGRFLMHEYETRFNDDPIEGFVIYGYHLDDGNWESAWVESFGTGTSIMFSTGGGNAPSPDMLGSYGDGQGGPRWGWRTTLEQPDPDTLVITMFNLTPQGEEMRAVETRYTRVSR from the coding sequence ATGGGCAAGCAGGCCTTCGAAGCATCGCTGGCGGACGGCCGGCACCGGCAACTCGCGCAGATGGCCGGCGACTGGGAAGGCCGCTTCCGGTTGTGGTTCACCCGGGATGAGCTGGCCTGCGAAGCGCCGCAGCGCGGACGCATCCGCAGCGTGCTGGGCGGGCGGTTCCTGATGCACGAGTACGAAACCCGCTTCAACGACGACCCCATCGAGGGTTTCGTGATCTACGGCTACCACCTGGATGACGGGAACTGGGAGTCGGCCTGGGTGGAAAGTTTCGGCACCGGTACCAGCATCATGTTCTCGACCGGCGGCGGCAACGCGCCCTCGCCCGACATGCTCGGCAGCTACGGCGATGGACAGGGCGGCCCGCGTTGGGGCTGGCGGACGACGCTGGAACAACCCGACCCGGACACGCTCGTCATCACCATGTTCAACCTCACCCCACAGGGTGAGGAGATGCGCGCCGTGGAGACGCGCTACACCCGCGTCAGCCGCTGA
- a CDS encoding AraC family transcriptional regulator, which yields MPDTTPAHDGHIRELAGLIERSTAGDGLHTTAIPTLQFSRLSAPMQLPMRGVQEAALCLIVQGAKRAILADEVYDYDASRFVVASVDLPVTAQVTQASADAPYLCLILKLSPSTIAELVTQAESAEAPLPPPSRGLCLAPSSVELLEAAIRLVKLLDTPRDIPLLAPLVEREILYRVLCSPQGAMLRHIGIADSQGQRVAKAIHWLREHYAKPLRIDHIAREVHMSTSALHHHFKAVTAMSPLQYQKQLRLQEARRLMLSEVLDAASAGHRVGYESPSQFSREYSRMFGAPPVRDVERLRSL from the coding sequence ATGCCCGACACCACGCCCGCCCACGACGGCCACATCCGCGAACTGGCCGGCCTGATTGAACGATCCACCGCCGGCGACGGCCTGCACACGACCGCCATCCCCACGCTGCAGTTCTCCCGCCTCAGCGCGCCGATGCAACTGCCGATGCGCGGCGTGCAGGAAGCCGCGCTGTGCCTGATCGTGCAGGGCGCCAAGCGCGCGATCCTGGCCGACGAGGTGTACGACTACGACGCCAGCCGCTTCGTGGTGGCCTCGGTGGACCTGCCGGTCACCGCGCAGGTGACCCAGGCCTCCGCGGATGCGCCCTACCTGTGCCTGATCCTGAAACTCTCGCCGTCCACCATCGCCGAACTCGTCACCCAGGCCGAATCGGCGGAAGCCCCGCTGCCGCCGCCCTCGCGCGGCCTGTGCCTGGCGCCCAGCAGCGTGGAACTGCTGGAGGCCGCCATCCGGTTGGTGAAGCTGCTCGATACGCCGCGCGACATCCCGCTGCTGGCCCCGCTGGTGGAACGCGAGATCCTCTACCGCGTGCTGTGCAGTCCGCAGGGCGCGATGCTGCGCCACATCGGCATCGCCGACAGCCAGGGCCAGCGCGTGGCCAAGGCCATCCACTGGCTGCGCGAGCATTACGCCAAGCCGCTGCGCATCGACCATATCGCCCGCGAGGTGCACATGAGCACCTCGGCGCTGCATCATCACTTCAAGGCGGTTACCGCGATGAGCCCGCTGCAGTACCAGAAGCAGCTGCGTCTGCAGGAAGCCCGCCGGCTGATGCTCAGCGAAGTGCTGGACGCCGCCAGCGCCGGCCATCGCGTGGGCTACGAAAGCCCCTCGCAGTTCAGCCGCGAGTACAGCCGCATGTTCGGCGCGCCGCCGGTGCGCGACGTGGAACGTCTGCGCAGCCTCTGA
- a CDS encoding aldo/keto reductase: MEYRYLGASGFRVPVLSFGTGTFGGQGALFSAWGSTDVAEARRLVDVCLDAGLNMFDSADVYSKGAAEEILGEAIKGRPRDSLIISTKATFRFGDGENQVGSSRHHLINAIDGALKRLGTDYIDLFQLHGFDARPPVEEVLSTLDTLVKAGKIRYLGVSNFSGWHLMKSLAASDRHGWTRYVAHQAYYSLVGRDYEWELMPLAADQGVGAVVWSPLGWGRLTGKIRRGQPLPETSRLQSQTANDAGPQVDMDYLYDVVDALDEIAQETGKSIPQVALNWLLQRPTVSTVVIGARNEEQLKQNLGAVGWNLTTEQVAKLDAASQRPKPYPYWHQAGFAYRNPTPV, translated from the coding sequence ATGGAATACCGCTATCTCGGCGCGTCCGGTTTCCGCGTGCCCGTCCTCTCCTTCGGCACCGGCACCTTCGGCGGCCAAGGCGCGCTGTTCAGCGCGTGGGGCAGTACCGACGTGGCCGAGGCGCGGCGCCTGGTCGATGTCTGCCTCGATGCGGGCCTGAACATGTTCGACAGCGCCGACGTCTACTCGAAGGGCGCGGCCGAGGAAATCCTCGGCGAGGCCATCAAGGGCCGGCCGCGCGATTCGCTGATCATTTCCACCAAGGCCACGTTCCGCTTCGGCGACGGCGAGAACCAGGTCGGTTCCTCGCGTCACCATCTGATCAATGCGATCGACGGCGCGCTCAAGCGGCTCGGCACCGATTACATCGACCTGTTCCAGCTGCACGGCTTCGATGCGCGTCCGCCGGTGGAGGAAGTGCTGTCCACCCTCGACACGCTGGTGAAGGCCGGCAAGATCCGTTATCTCGGCGTGTCCAACTTCTCCGGCTGGCACCTGATGAAATCGCTGGCCGCTTCCGACCGCCACGGCTGGACGCGCTACGTCGCGCACCAGGCGTACTACTCGCTGGTCGGTCGCGACTACGAGTGGGAGCTGATGCCGCTGGCCGCCGACCAGGGCGTGGGCGCGGTGGTGTGGAGCCCACTGGGCTGGGGCCGGCTGACCGGCAAGATCCGCCGCGGCCAGCCGCTGCCGGAGACCAGCCGCCTGCAGTCGCAGACCGCCAACGATGCCGGTCCGCAGGTGGACATGGACTATCTGTACGACGTCGTCGATGCGCTGGACGAGATCGCGCAGGAAACCGGCAAGTCGATCCCGCAGGTCGCACTGAACTGGCTGCTGCAGCGCCCCACCGTCAGTACCGTGGTGATCGGCGCCCGCAACGAGGAACAGCTGAAGCAGAACCTCGGCGCGGTCGGCTGGAACCTGACCACGGAACAGGTGGCGAAGCTGGATGCCGCCAGCCAGCGCCCGAAGCCGTATCCGTACTGGCACCAGGCCGGCTTCGCCTACCGCAATCCCACGCCGGTCTGA
- a CDS encoding M56 family metallopeptidase, with product MDLVALADDLMSRLLAVGMQSLLLAALVWALCRYLPRLDASTRAWLWWLVATQMVVGLVWHAPVALPLLPAESLAAPVALVAAAAPSALSPAAVTVVPVATSRASGLDTGVLLLAAWLAGVAVMLANTLRHAWRLRRQIRHARPCRDRRVRAVYRSLTQHLAIAHPPSLRVSDEIDSPMLARPWRPVLMLPAASIAGMRNDDLHMALHHELAHLQRRDLWWAWMPALAQHLFFFHPVAHLAAREYAFAREVACDAAVLEDERHAAHDYGRLLVKLGVSTAPSPALAGASPTFRILKRRLLMLQHTASPLRTSALALTIGLVLLGVVPYRVIAGSTPVAPAAAAVPMAATPVAAPVVAAQADPAVAPTPVAAPRAIVVASVHDMPAPPAPPAAPAAPAVPRIAAPPAPAPPPAPRPMRGTWSIGGERDGDAYVLIHGDEVTMAGHSDDIRVARTLQQGKAPVLWVREDGKQYIVRDAAIVQRVKAAHAPVEALGAQQGRLGEQQGALGERQGGLGAKQGELGQQMAAIATERASAALRGSRASDAETDRRLDALAAQQDALARQQEALARQQEPLARQQEALARQQVAATEKMQRDVARLIDDAIRSGKAQQL from the coding sequence ATGGACCTCGTCGCGCTGGCCGATGACCTGATGTCCCGACTGCTCGCCGTCGGTATGCAATCGCTGCTGCTCGCCGCGCTGGTGTGGGCGCTGTGCCGCTACCTGCCGCGTCTGGATGCGAGCACCCGCGCCTGGCTCTGGTGGCTGGTAGCCACGCAGATGGTGGTCGGCCTGGTCTGGCATGCACCGGTCGCGCTGCCGCTGTTGCCGGCCGAATCGCTGGCGGCACCGGTCGCGCTGGTGGCGGCCGCCGCCCCGTCGGCGCTGTCGCCTGCCGCGGTGACGGTGGTGCCGGTGGCGACGTCGCGGGCCTCCGGCCTCGATACCGGCGTGCTGCTGCTCGCCGCGTGGCTGGCCGGCGTGGCGGTGATGCTGGCCAACACGCTGCGCCACGCCTGGCGCCTGCGCCGGCAGATTCGGCACGCACGTCCGTGCCGCGACCGCCGCGTGCGCGCGGTGTACCGGTCGCTGACGCAGCACCTGGCCATCGCCCACCCACCGTCGCTGCGGGTCAGCGACGAGATCGACTCGCCGATGCTGGCGCGGCCCTGGCGCCCCGTGCTGATGCTGCCGGCCGCCAGCATCGCCGGCATGCGCAACGACGACCTGCACATGGCCCTGCACCACGAACTGGCGCACCTGCAGCGGCGGGACCTCTGGTGGGCGTGGATGCCGGCGCTCGCGCAGCACCTGTTCTTCTTCCACCCGGTCGCCCACCTGGCCGCGCGCGAATACGCCTTCGCCCGCGAAGTCGCCTGCGATGCGGCCGTGCTCGAAGACGAACGCCACGCCGCCCACGACTACGGACGCCTGCTGGTGAAGCTGGGCGTCTCCACCGCTCCATCGCCGGCGCTCGCCGGCGCCTCCCCCACGTTCCGCATCCTCAAGAGGAGACTGCTGATGTTGCAGCACACCGCTTCGCCCCTGCGCACGAGTGCGCTGGCCCTTACCATCGGCCTCGTGCTGCTGGGCGTGGTGCCGTACCGCGTGATCGCCGGCAGCACCCCGGTCGCGCCGGCCGCCGCCGCCGTCCCGATGGCGGCGACGCCCGTCGCAGCCCCCGTGGTCGCGGCGCAGGCCGATCCGGCGGTCGCGCCGACGCCGGTCGCGGCTCCACGCGCCATCGTGGTCGCGTCCGTGCACGACATGCCGGCGCCGCCGGCCCCGCCTGCGGCACCCGCAGCGCCCGCGGTGCCGCGCATCGCCGCGCCGCCGGCACCCGCGCCACCTCCCGCACCGCGGCCGATGCGCGGCACCTGGAGCATCGGGGGCGAACGCGATGGCGATGCCTACGTGCTGATCCACGGCGACGAGGTGACCATGGCCGGGCACAGCGACGACATCCGCGTCGCCCGCACCCTGCAGCAGGGCAAGGCGCCGGTGTTGTGGGTGCGCGAGGACGGCAAGCAGTACATCGTGCGCGATGCCGCCATCGTGCAGCGAGTGAAAGCTGCGCATGCCCCGGTCGAGGCGCTGGGCGCGCAACAGGGCAGGCTCGGCGAACAGCAGGGCGCGCTGGGCGAGCGGCAGGGCGGCCTGGGCGCGAAGCAGGGCGAACTGGGCCAGCAGATGGCCGCCATCGCCACCGAGCGCGCGTCGGCCGCGCTGCGGGGCAGCCGTGCCAGCGATGCCGAAACCGACCGTCGCCTGGACGCGCTCGCCGCGCAACAGGACGCACTGGCGCGGCAGCAGGAAGCCCTTGCCCGCCAGCAGGAACCCCTCGCACGCCAGCAGGAAGCGCTGGCCCGCCAGCAGGTCGCCGCGACCGAGAAGATGCAGCGCGATGTCGCCCGCCTGATCGACGACGCCATCCGCAGCGGCAAAGCGCAGCAGCTCTGA
- a CDS encoding transporter, which translates to MAPPADPEARPSPFSGLPGALWLYRFDTDGRARPLDAGQYGLEAVQTADGHWHWLHLDLSDARSAQVVAGLALPEDACATLLAPDSHVNLQLEGDAVHGVFVDWTHQRGVDLAAEGQLRGDDGIGWLHFALTPTLLVTARRQALRSVEAARHAVGAGADADSPVRLLELVAARFADTVERSSDGLSVRLDRIEDRVLADSIGEERRDLAQLRHQTVRLHRPLAAMRRVLKQFEQRHPADTGHELLPAVSRLNQRFDDLDGDVATLQERARLLQDEVAAKLAERTNRHLYVLSMITALLLPPSLVAGLFGMNLPGLPFAHSTHGLAFALSLGVASSVVVYLALRRMGVSRST; encoded by the coding sequence ATGGCTCCGCCCGCCGATCCCGAAGCCCGTCCGTCGCCGTTCTCCGGTCTGCCCGGCGCGCTGTGGCTGTACCGGTTCGACACGGACGGCCGCGCCCGCCCGCTGGATGCCGGGCAGTACGGCCTGGAAGCCGTGCAGACCGCCGACGGTCACTGGCACTGGCTGCACCTGGACCTGAGCGATGCCCGCAGTGCCCAGGTGGTCGCAGGGCTGGCCCTGCCGGAGGATGCGTGCGCCACGCTGCTGGCGCCGGACTCGCACGTCAACCTGCAACTCGAAGGCGACGCCGTCCATGGCGTCTTCGTCGACTGGACGCACCAGCGCGGCGTCGACCTTGCCGCCGAGGGCCAGTTGCGTGGCGACGATGGCATCGGCTGGCTGCATTTCGCGCTGACGCCGACGCTGCTGGTCACCGCGCGGCGGCAGGCATTGCGCTCGGTCGAGGCGGCACGGCATGCGGTCGGTGCCGGCGCCGACGCGGATTCGCCGGTGCGGTTGCTGGAACTGGTCGCGGCGCGTTTCGCCGACACCGTCGAGCGCAGCAGCGATGGTCTGTCGGTGCGGCTGGACCGCATCGAGGACCGCGTGCTGGCCGACAGCATCGGCGAGGAGCGGCGCGACCTGGCGCAGCTGCGCCACCAGACGGTGCGCCTGCACCGTCCGCTCGCCGCGATGCGGCGCGTGCTCAAGCAGTTCGAGCAGCGCCACCCGGCCGACACCGGGCACGAACTGCTGCCTGCGGTGTCGCGCCTCAACCAGCGGTTCGACGATCTGGATGGTGACGTCGCCACGCTGCAGGAGCGCGCGCGCCTGCTGCAGGACGAAGTCGCCGCGAAGCTCGCCGAGCGCACCAACCGGCACCTGTACGTGCTGTCGATGATCACCGCCCTGCTGCTGCCGCCCAGCCTGGTGGCCGGCCTGTTCGGCATGAACCTGCCCGGGCTGCCGTTCGCCCACAGCACGCACGGCCTGGCGTTCGCCTTGTCGCTCGGTGTGGCATCGAGCGTGGTGGTGTATCTGGCGCTGCGACGGATGGGCGTGTCGCGTTCGACCTGA
- a CDS encoding HipA family kinase, with protein MTLPLRIATRYVTPLREGGSMPAVVEADDDGLYVLKFRGAGQGPKALVAELIAGGLAKALQLPMPELALMELDVDLARTEGDPEIQDLIKASAGLNLAMDYLPGAVNFDPVAEQPDADLASRIVWFDAFISNVDRTARNPNLLMWHRRLYLIDHGAALYFHHGWDGDVAGAGKPFPLIRDHVLLRWASRLAEVDAELASRLSGDAIAGIVAGVPDAWLQGPDAFGAPDAQRAAYVDYLTRRVAQRDAFVQEAIRARA; from the coding sequence ATGACCCTCCCGCTCCGTATCGCCACCCGCTACGTCACCCCGCTGCGCGAAGGCGGCTCGATGCCCGCCGTGGTCGAAGCCGACGACGACGGCCTGTACGTGCTCAAGTTCCGCGGCGCCGGTCAGGGACCGAAGGCGCTGGTCGCCGAACTGATCGCCGGTGGTCTGGCCAAAGCGCTGCAGTTGCCGATGCCGGAACTGGCGCTGATGGAACTGGACGTGGACCTCGCACGCACCGAGGGCGATCCGGAGATCCAGGACCTGATCAAGGCCAGCGCTGGCCTGAACCTGGCGATGGACTACCTGCCGGGCGCGGTCAATTTCGATCCGGTCGCCGAACAGCCCGACGCCGACCTCGCTTCGCGCATCGTCTGGTTCGACGCCTTCATCAGCAACGTCGACCGCACCGCACGCAATCCCAACCTGCTGATGTGGCACCGCCGGCTCTACCTGATCGACCATGGCGCGGCGCTGTACTTCCACCATGGCTGGGATGGCGACGTCGCGGGCGCGGGCAAGCCGTTCCCACTGATCCGCGACCACGTGCTGCTGCGCTGGGCATCACGACTGGCGGAGGTGGATGCGGAACTGGCGTCGCGGCTGTCCGGCGATGCGATCGCCGGCATCGTCGCGGGGGTGCCCGATGCCTGGCTGCAGGGACCGGATGCGTTCGGCGCGCCGGACGCGCAACGCGCCGCGTATGTGGATTACCTGACGCGGCGCGTGGCGCAGCGGGATGCATTCGTGCAGGAGGCGATCCGTGCACGCGCATGA
- a CDS encoding SDR family oxidoreductase: protein MSGIEGKVIAITGASSGIGEAAARELARRGAHVVLGARRTDRLEQLVARIEADGGTARQRALDVTRLDDVQAFVEFARAQFGRLDVIVNNAGVMPLSPLSALKIDEWNQMIDVNIRGVLHGIAAALPVMQAQGGGQIINVASTAGHRVWPSASVYCATKHAVLAISEGLRQEHDNLRVTVVSPGVTTSELAETTSDAGIKAWLEDFRQVAIPAEAVARAIAYAVEQPDDVDVSEVIVRPAASAN from the coding sequence ATGTCCGGAATCGAAGGAAAAGTCATCGCCATCACCGGTGCCAGCAGCGGCATCGGCGAAGCCGCCGCCCGCGAACTCGCCCGCCGCGGCGCCCATGTCGTGCTCGGCGCGCGCCGCACCGACCGGCTCGAACAGCTGGTCGCCCGGATCGAAGCCGACGGCGGCACGGCCCGCCAGCGTGCGCTCGACGTCACCCGCCTTGACGACGTGCAGGCCTTCGTCGAATTCGCCCGTGCGCAATTCGGCCGGCTCGACGTGATCGTCAACAACGCCGGCGTGATGCCGCTGTCGCCGTTGTCCGCGCTGAAGATCGACGAATGGAACCAGATGATCGACGTCAACATCCGCGGCGTCCTGCACGGTATCGCCGCCGCACTGCCGGTGATGCAGGCGCAGGGCGGCGGCCAGATCATCAACGTCGCGTCCACCGCCGGCCATCGCGTGTGGCCCAGCGCGTCGGTGTACTGCGCCACCAAGCACGCCGTGCTGGCGATCTCCGAAGGCCTGCGCCAGGAGCACGACAACCTGCGCGTCACCGTCGTCTCGCCAGGCGTGACCACCAGCGAACTGGCCGAGACCACCAGCGATGCCGGCATCAAGGCCTGGCTGGAGGACTTCCGCCAGGTGGCGATTCCCGCTGAAGCCGTCGCGCGTGCCATCGCCTATGCGGTGGAACAGCCCGACGATGTGGATGTCAGCGAAGTCATCGTGCGTCCGGCCGCGAGCGCGAACTGA
- a CDS encoding DUF4031 domain-containing protein: MSVYVDDAVTLWRGQRWAHLMADTLDELHAMAARLGMPRRAFQDKRSGAHYDVNEALREEALRLGAIAISRHRDREQVRAIIRIARSQWSGAADAP; this comes from the coding sequence ATGAGCGTGTATGTGGACGATGCGGTGACGCTGTGGCGGGGACAGCGCTGGGCGCACTTGATGGCCGATACGCTGGACGAACTGCATGCGATGGCCGCGCGCCTGGGGATGCCGCGGCGCGCCTTCCAGGACAAGCGCAGCGGCGCGCATTACGACGTCAACGAAGCCTTGCGCGAAGAGGCGTTGCGGCTCGGCGCCATCGCCATTTCCCGCCATCGCGACCGCGAGCAGGTCCGCGCGATCATCCGCATCGCGCGTTCGCAATGGAGCGGCGCGGCGGACGCACCGTGA